One region of Xylanimonas ulmi genomic DNA includes:
- a CDS encoding ParA family protein: MFARAATEAQERRDAVGRVLPHFPDPVPLGTHGPARIIAMCNQKGGVGKTTTTINLGAALAEYGRRVLLVDFDPQGAASVGVGVNPHELELSVYNLLMERTVQATDVILSTAIENLDVLPANIDLSAAEVQLVGEVARESVLARALRPVLDRYDVILVDCQPSLGLLTVNALTAAHGVLIPLECEFFALRGVALLVETIEKVRDRLNPGLEIDGILPTMFDSRTLHSREVVARVHEAFGDTLLHTVIGRTVKFPDASVAAEPITAYAPNHPGAEAYRQLARELVARGDAA, from the coding sequence TTGTTCGCGCGTGCCGCGACCGAGGCGCAGGAGCGGCGGGACGCCGTGGGGCGTGTGCTGCCCCATTTTCCCGACCCGGTCCCGCTCGGGACGCACGGGCCCGCCCGCATCATCGCGATGTGCAACCAGAAGGGCGGCGTGGGCAAGACGACGACGACCATCAACCTCGGCGCCGCGCTCGCCGAGTACGGTCGGCGCGTGCTGCTGGTCGACTTCGACCCCCAGGGCGCCGCGTCGGTGGGCGTGGGCGTCAACCCGCACGAGCTTGAGTTGAGCGTCTACAACCTGCTCATGGAGCGCACCGTCCAGGCGACCGACGTCATCCTGTCGACGGCGATCGAGAACCTTGATGTGCTGCCCGCCAACATCGACCTGTCGGCCGCCGAGGTGCAGCTGGTGGGCGAGGTCGCGCGCGAGTCGGTGCTCGCGCGGGCGCTGCGCCCCGTGCTCGACCGGTACGACGTCATCCTCGTCGACTGCCAGCCGTCGCTCGGCCTGCTCACGGTCAACGCGCTGACCGCCGCGCACGGCGTGCTCATCCCCCTGGAGTGCGAGTTCTTCGCGTTGCGCGGCGTCGCGCTGCTCGTGGAGACCATCGAGAAGGTGCGCGACCGGCTCAACCCGGGCCTGGAGATCGATGGCATCCTGCCGACCATGTTCGACTCGCGCACGCTGCACTCACGTGAGGTCGTGGCGCGCGTGCACGAGGCGTTCGGCGACACGCTGCTGCACACGGTGATCGGGCGCACCGTGAAGTTCCCGGACGCCTCGGTGGCCGCTGAGCCGATCACCGCGTACGCCCCGAACCACCCGGGCGCGGAGGCCTACCGGCAGCTGGCCCGCGAGCTCGTCGCGCGCGGGGACGCCGCGTAG
- a CDS encoding segregation and condensation protein A gives MGSSQPFEVHLDNFSGPFDLLLSLIAKHELDVTEVALAVVTDEFVAYTRAHPEWDLGTASEFLVIGATLLDLKAARLLPGVVEEDLEDLELLEARDLLFARLLQYRAYKQVAGVLAQRLATEGRRVPRSVALEPEQAALLPEIVWTLTPQRLAELAARALTPKAPPVVSLTHLHAPAVSVREQAAIVVGRLRREHAATFRSLAAGQERLVVVARFLALLELFRNGLVAFEQAAALGELTVRWTGADADAVGEGFEEFDGEPQEARA, from the coding sequence GTGGGCTCCTCGCAGCCGTTCGAGGTTCACCTCGACAACTTCAGCGGACCGTTCGACCTGCTGCTGAGCCTCATCGCCAAACACGAGCTCGACGTGACCGAGGTCGCGCTCGCCGTGGTGACCGACGAGTTCGTCGCCTACACGCGCGCCCACCCCGAGTGGGACCTCGGGACGGCGTCGGAGTTCCTGGTCATCGGGGCGACGCTGCTCGACCTCAAGGCGGCGCGGCTGCTGCCCGGCGTCGTCGAGGAGGACCTGGAGGACCTCGAGCTGCTCGAGGCGCGCGATCTGCTGTTCGCGCGCCTGCTGCAGTACCGGGCGTACAAGCAGGTCGCGGGGGTGCTCGCGCAGCGCCTGGCGACCGAGGGGCGGCGGGTGCCGCGCTCGGTCGCGCTTGAGCCGGAGCAGGCGGCGCTGTTGCCCGAGATCGTCTGGACGCTGACCCCACAGCGTCTGGCCGAGCTCGCGGCGCGGGCGCTGACCCCCAAGGCCCCGCCGGTCGTCTCGCTGACGCATCTGCACGCTCCGGCCGTCAGCGTGCGCGAGCAGGCGGCGATCGTCGTCGGGAGGCTGCGGCGCGAGCACGCGGCCACGTTCCGGTCGCTCGCGGCGGGCCAGGAGCGGCTCGTCGTGGTGGCGCGATTCCTGGCGCTGTTGGAGCTGTTCCGCAACGGGCTGGTCGCGTTCGAACAGGCCGCCGCGCTGGGGGAGCTCACGGTGCGCTGGACGGGAGCCGACGCGGACGCCGTCGGCGAGGGGTTCGAGGAGTTCGACGGCGAGCCGCAGGAGGCGCGGGCATGA
- the scpB gene encoding SMC-Scp complex subunit ScpB, which translates to MSEAERVGRVETGTRAVEPVETTGPGTGGVSTGSTSEPEDVDVSALPGGADAALEAVLMVADSPVSAERLAAIVELPVDEVVSRLRALAAQYRGEHDGTGPGRPRGFELREGAQGWRLYSAPAYADVVARLVLEGQSARLSQAALETLAVIAYRQPVTRGQVSAVRGVNVDGVVRTLLARGLVAEVGQDPLSGAVLFATTGEFLDRMGWRSLDELPAIAPHLPGLDALDDLAARDRPQQPTDPNA; encoded by the coding sequence ATGAGCGAGGCAGAGCGGGTGGGGCGTGTCGAGACCGGCACCCGGGCGGTTGAGCCTGTCGAAACCACCGGACCTGGGACTGGCGGGGTTTCGACAGGCTCAACCAGCGAGCCGGAGGACGTCGACGTCAGCGCGCTGCCCGGCGGGGCCGACGCGGCGCTCGAGGCGGTGCTCATGGTGGCCGACTCACCGGTCAGCGCCGAGCGCCTCGCGGCGATCGTCGAGCTGCCCGTCGACGAGGTCGTCTCGCGGCTGCGGGCGCTGGCCGCGCAGTACCGCGGCGAGCACGACGGAACCGGGCCGGGCCGCCCGCGCGGCTTCGAGCTGCGCGAGGGGGCGCAGGGCTGGCGCCTGTACTCAGCGCCGGCGTACGCCGACGTCGTCGCGCGCCTCGTGCTGGAGGGGCAGTCCGCGCGGCTGAGCCAGGCCGCATTGGAGACCTTGGCCGTGATCGCGTACCGTCAGCCCGTCACACGCGGGCAGGTCTCCGCGGTGCGCGGCGTGAACGTCGACGGCGTGGTGCGCACCCTGCTGGCCCGCGGCCTGGTCGCGGAGGTGGGGCAGGACCCGCTGTCCGGGGCCGTGCTGTTCGCCACCACGGGCGAGTTCCTCGATCGGATGGGCTGGCGGTCGCTCGACGAGCTTCCGGCGATCGCCCCGCACCTGCCTGGGCTCGACGCGCTCGACGACCTGGCGGCGCGTGACCGCCCCCAGCAGCCGACCGACCCGAACGCCTGA
- a CDS encoding pseudouridine synthase, which produces MSPTPARRGASGAAPRRGGSSARGAASGRGAQRPRPPQPARQQPERRRAQQPAQPPVDVHVPDGVRLQKVLAQAGYGSRRKAEEMIAEGRVSVDGQIVIELGVRVDPAKNAIHVDGMRVQLDTSKITLAANKPLGMLSAMQDAQGRPTLADLVRNREERLFHVGRLDADSEGLILLTNDGELANRLQHPSHEVPKTYLVTVSGGEVYPRIVKALLDGVDLEDGPARMDKVKVVQALGDVTMVEVVLHEGRNRIVRRMFDAVDRPVERLVRIRIGPIALGDQRPGTTRVLGRTELGSLMAAVDL; this is translated from the coding sequence ATGAGCCCCACCCCTGCGCGCCGCGGCGCGTCCGGCGCCGCGCCACGACGTGGCGGCTCCTCCGCCCGAGGCGCCGCCTCCGGCCGAGGCGCCCAGCGTCCGCGTCCCCCTCAGCCCGCACGTCAGCAGCCCGAGCGGCGCCGCGCGCAGCAGCCCGCCCAGCCTCCCGTCGACGTGCACGTGCCCGACGGCGTGCGGCTGCAGAAGGTTCTGGCGCAGGCCGGCTACGGCTCGCGGCGCAAGGCCGAGGAGATGATCGCCGAGGGCCGCGTGAGCGTGGACGGCCAGATCGTCATCGAGCTCGGCGTGCGGGTCGACCCGGCGAAGAACGCGATCCACGTGGACGGCATGCGTGTGCAGTTGGACACGTCCAAGATCACGCTCGCCGCCAACAAGCCGCTCGGCATGCTGTCGGCGATGCAGGACGCGCAGGGCCGCCCGACGCTCGCGGACCTGGTGCGCAACCGCGAGGAGCGGCTGTTCCACGTGGGTCGGCTCGACGCCGACTCCGAGGGCCTGATCCTGCTGACCAACGACGGCGAGCTGGCCAACCGCCTCCAGCACCCCAGCCACGAGGTGCCCAAGACCTACCTCGTCACGGTGTCGGGCGGCGAGGTCTACCCGCGAATCGTCAAGGCGCTGCTCGACGGCGTCGACCTGGAGGACGGCCCGGCGCGCATGGACAAGGTCAAGGTCGTCCAGGCGCTGGGCGACGTCACGATGGTCGAGGTGGTGCTGCACGAGGGCCGCAACCGCATCGTGCGCCGGATGTTCGACGCCGTCGACCGTCCCGTCGAGCGGCTGGTGCGCATCCGCATCGGCCCGATCGCTCTGGGCGACCAGCGCCCCGGCACCACGCGGGTGCTGGGCCGCACCGAGCTCGGCAGCCTCATGGCCGCCGTCGACCTGTGA